The following proteins are co-located in the Dromiciops gliroides isolate mDroGli1 chromosome 2, mDroGli1.pri, whole genome shotgun sequence genome:
- the LOC122742536 gene encoding small ubiquitin-related modifier 2-like, whose translation LLLLFLLLLVLLFLLLLLLFLTITTTIIFLLLLLLLPLLPLLLLPLFPWSGPSWCLFCEAAAEETPGLAMADEKLKEGVKTENNDHINLKVAGQDGSVVQFKIKRHTPLSKLMKAYCERQGLSMRQIRFRFDGQPINETDTPAQLEMEDEDTIDVIQQQTGGVN comes from the coding sequence ctcctcctcctcttcctcctcctcctcgtcctcctcttccttctcctcctcctcctcttcctcaccatcaccaccaccatcatcttcctcctcctcctcctcctgctcccgcTCCTGCCGCTGCTGCTTCTCCCCCTGTTCCCTTGGAGCGGACCATCCTGGTGCCTCTTTTGTGAAGCGGCGGCTGAGGAGACCCCCGGACTCGCCATGGCCGACGAAAAGCTGAAGGAAGGAGTCAAGACTGAAAACAACGACCACATTAATTTGAAGGTGGCAGGGCAAGATGGTTCGGTGGTGCAATTTAAGATTAAGAGGCACACACCACTTAGTAAACTAATGAAAGCCTATTGTGAACGACAGGGTTTGTCAATGAGGCAGATCAGATTCCGATTTGATGGGCAACCAATCAATGAAACAGACACACCTGCACAGTTGGAAATGGAGGATGAAGATACAATTGATGTAATCCAGCAGCAGACAGGTGGTGTTAACTAA